The following nucleotide sequence is from Bombina bombina isolate aBomBom1 chromosome 11, aBomBom1.pri, whole genome shotgun sequence.
GGGGTGGGGCGACTTGAACAGATGCCTATTTAATAGTTATGGCCCTATGTGTAAACAACTTGACAAATTCCCTCCACACCCCGTAAGTTATATGAAGCTGTTCTGCCAGAGGCTTTTATTGTTGGCATGACTATCCCAAAGCAGAAACTCCTGGCCATctgtatattaaatttaaaaaaaactagattTGAGGTAAAGAAATTCCTGCTGCCAATGCAGCTTGGCGAATCTTGTGCCCATTATAAAGAGAGCTATGTCCATAATACTGTGCGGTAATATAAATACACTTCTTTTGGCTAATGGTTTAAATGTATTACAATATCTACTTTCCAGTATCACTGGACCTTCTTGGTCATACCTTGCACTCACATGCCCCCTCTTTGCCCAATATCACACATGCCTGCTATCACTATACTTATTTTGTAACAAGGGCAGAGGTTTAGATTTCTGCTAAAAATATCTCCTGGTGGGAGCCTTGAGGGTGAGATCTGCTAAGGCTAGAAGATGTAACAGCAGCTTTACAAGGTTCAAGAGGAAATCCTCTAACAAGCCAATACTTTACTCCTAAATCTGCCACTACCATATATGTTTGTATATCCCTAGTAGCTATCAACCCTCACTCCAGAGGGCAAGAGTAATTGCTGATCCATATCAGGTCGGCCGATACGCCCCAGTGTAAGTACAAGATGCTGACTACTACTAGAATGTGCATGATTTGGTGACTGTTGCACCAGTAGTCAAATTTGCCTGGCCTTAATCTCTCAGGTAGTCGGGAGACGTTAATGATGCCCCCAAACAATGCCAGGCCATCCATGAGGAGGTAGCAACGCAGAGATGATGGGTGCCCAGATCCCAACCCTACCCagcgtaaataaaaaaataaaaaacggaatGCAGCCTGCCAGGCAAATGAGCAGAGACGGCTAACGTTGCTGTGTGCGGTGACGGCACAGAAGATCACGTAGCTGGAAAGAGCTGAATATGCCAGGAGAGAGAGGCTGCGTGTTGATGGGTAGCACAGCAGGGTACAGTAGATGATTGGCAAGGCACCTGTGAGAAGAAAATATGGTAATCCAACTTTATAGATCAGATGAGGCTgaataggctttttattttaacaGAATTATGGtcgtgtgagtatatgtatgtctaGTCCCACTATAATGCTAATTTCTCAAATGTTAGTAACAGGTAAACAGTACACAGATAAATAAGTCACTAGCTTatgagatattaaaaaaaaataagttaacttGAAATATTCCAAATTTTAATTTTGGGTATCAATGAGGTATTAAACAATGCTCCTCaaggagaaattaaatttaaaaaaattatgcttacctgataaatgtatttatttcttgacacggtgaatccacggatcatctaattactattgggaatatcactcctgcccagcaggaggtggcaaagagcaccacagcaaagctgttaaatatcacctccctttcctccaaccccagtcattcgaccgaagcaaggagagaaaggaaacaacaaggtgcagaggtgtctgaagtttataacaaaaaaaaaactgtctttaagaaaccagggcgggccgtggactcaccgttttaagaaataaatttatcaggtaagcataaattttgttttctttctaatgacacagtgagtcaacggatcatctaattactattgggaatcaatccccaagctagaggacacagatgataagggagggacaagacagggaacctaaacggaaggcaccactacttgaacctttctcccaaaagaagccgagGTAaacgtatcaaatttatagaattttgaaaaagtgtgaagagaggaccaagttgcagccttgcaaatctgttcctcagaagcttcatttttgaattccAGAAAGacaaaacagccctcgtagaatgagctgtaactctctcaggaggctgctgttcagcagtttcataggccaatcgaattatactcttcaaccacaaagaaagagaagtcgccgtagctttctgacccttacgtttccccgagaaaacaacaaacagtgcCGAACACTGGCGaaactccttagtcgcttgtaaagaGAATTTCAACGCAAGCACCACATCTAGGTTTTGCAGCAGACACTCTTTATGGGAGGAAGGGtgaggacataaagaaggaacaacaatttcttgattaatgttcctatccgaaacaaccttaggaaggaaacccaacttagtacgcagaactaccttatcagaatgaaaaataagataagggtatTCATATTGCAACGCTGAGAGTTCTGTGACTCtgcgggcagaagaaattgcaacaagaaacaaaactttctaagataataacttaatatctagggaatgattctgactaaggcctgacaaaaggattgcatgtCCGGtatatccgccaaacgtttatgtaacaaaatagacaaggcagatatttgacccttcaaagaacttgccgataatcccttctccaaaccctcttggagaaaagacaaaattctaggaattcaaactctactccaagagtagcctctggattcacaccaatgcagatatttacgccatatcttgtagtaaatcttcctggtaacaggcttccgagcctgaatcatggtctcaatgaccaactcagaaaaaccacgcttagataaaattaagcgttcaatctccaagcagttagcttcagagaaactagatatgTGTGAAGGAAGAGCCCTTGAACTAGAAGGTCATTCCTAagcggaagtctccaaggagggagagatgacatctccaccaggtctgcatactagatcctgcaaggccacgccggaacaatgaggatcactgacgccctctcctgtttgattcgggcaatgacccgaggaagaagagcgaacggagggaataggtatgcaagactgaaattccaaggaccaccagcgcatctatcagtacatcctgaggatcccttgacctcgacccgtacctcagaagcttggcattctgacgagatcctatgagatccagatctggctgtccccatttgagaatcaagcttgaaaacacttccgggtggagttcccactcccccgggtgaaaggtctgtctgctcagaaaatctgcttcccaattgtccactcctgggatgtggatcgcagatagacagcagttgtgggtttccgcccaccgaataaccttggctacctctgtcatggccaaggaactcagagtttccccctgatggttgatataagccaccaaagttatgttgtctgactggaacctgataaactgggccaaagctaactgaggccaggctagaagagcattaaagattgccctcagctccagaatgtttatggggagaacagactcctctcgagtccatgtcccctgagcctttagggagccccagactgctccccatcc
It contains:
- the PAQR4 gene encoding progestin and adipoQ receptor family member 4; its protein translation is MGLLLGVRGPMSFLSGPRLLDWASCPPHLQFNKFVLTGYRPVTSGAECLRSLFYLHNELGNIYTHGIPLLGFLFLLPLHISWLQLSVPWLGIVHYLACVSPQLGSVVYHLFMNHQGGAPVYHKLLTLDMCGICLVNTLGALPIIYCTLLCYPSTRSLSLLAYSALSSYVIFCAVTAHSNVSRLCSFAWQAAFRFLFFYLRWVGLGSGHPSSLRCYLLMDGLALFGGIINVSRLPERLRPGKFDYWCNSHQIMHILVVVSILYLHWGVSADLIWISNYSCPLE